One Archangium lipolyticum DNA window includes the following coding sequences:
- a CDS encoding HmuY family protein — translation MMKRIALVLCLAACGGDIQPEPDPGTTPIDGTPTDWFRHTPQADGTVTTVVDATDGAAWRALDLDTSQTVDASTQAAWDLSFQRFHIRTRGGVNGTGGVVVAVIADPFESISTAPAAGYREDVADGADSDSEPDNVFETEGGWYSYDVTTHTLSPRAQTYVIRSDAGRYFKLQLQSYYDPAGSPAMLSFRWKQVEPPVRPLTPWKNPP, via the coding sequence ATGATGAAACGCATTGCCCTGGTGCTCTGCCTCGCCGCATGCGGTGGAGACATCCAACCGGAGCCGGACCCCGGCACGACGCCCATCGACGGTACGCCGACCGATTGGTTCCGCCACACGCCCCAGGCGGACGGAACGGTGACCACGGTCGTCGATGCCACCGATGGGGCCGCGTGGAGGGCCCTCGACCTCGATACGAGCCAGACCGTGGATGCCTCCACGCAGGCCGCCTGGGATTTGTCCTTCCAGCGCTTCCACATCCGGACACGAGGGGGCGTCAACGGCACGGGAGGCGTCGTGGTGGCGGTGATCGCGGACCCCTTCGAGTCGATCTCCACGGCGCCCGCCGCGGGCTACCGGGAGGATGTCGCGGACGGTGCGGACTCCGACAGCGAACCGGACAACGTCTTCGAAACGGAGGGGGGTTGGTACAGCTATGACGTGACCACCCACACGCTCTCACCGCGCGCCCAGACCTATGTCATCCGGAGCGACGCGGGCCGGTATTTCAAGCTCCAGCTCCAGAGCTACTACGACCCGGCGGGCTCCCCCGCCATGCTCTCTTTCCGGTGGAAGCAGGTGGAGCCGCCGGTCCGACCCCTGACTCCCTGGAAGAACCCCCCATGA
- a CDS encoding HmuY family protein: MKNSLWKTTVLTLSLTLAACDTSEPEPQQPPAEAPRCEASPVRCAEQGIDALNLLTTVSTGEIREEGTIPGEFHTYVDARAGGTSPKQSYTYARFNPEGLSRVEVDDQAALASTDWDIAFRRYNIRVNSGVSGPSCIAVARTPAGTTFDSVKAVDSTWEFRTENYFTESCEVISGEASLGSPETLLGGFWTYQACLAMTGDVFVVRLADGRQVKLEVTHYYDPEPQQTCNQTGKVPQPSGAAQLRVRWAFLP; the protein is encoded by the coding sequence ATGAAGAACAGTCTCTGGAAGACCACTGTCTTGACGCTCTCCCTGACGTTGGCGGCCTGCGACACGTCGGAGCCCGAGCCCCAGCAGCCCCCGGCCGAGGCCCCACGGTGCGAGGCGAGTCCCGTGCGCTGCGCGGAGCAGGGCATCGACGCGTTGAATCTGCTCACCACGGTGTCCACGGGGGAGATCCGCGAGGAAGGAACGATCCCGGGCGAGTTCCACACCTATGTGGATGCACGGGCGGGAGGGACCTCTCCCAAACAATCCTATACCTACGCCCGCTTCAACCCCGAGGGACTGAGCCGGGTGGAGGTGGATGATCAAGCGGCCCTGGCCTCGACGGATTGGGACATCGCCTTCCGCCGCTACAACATCCGGGTGAACAGCGGTGTGTCCGGCCCCTCGTGCATCGCGGTGGCCCGGACCCCGGCGGGCACGACCTTCGACTCGGTGAAGGCGGTGGACTCCACCTGGGAGTTCCGCACCGAGAACTACTTCACCGAAAGCTGCGAGGTCATCTCCGGAGAGGCGTCCCTCGGCTCACCCGAGACGCTGCTGGGCGGCTTCTGGACATACCAGGCCTGTCTGGCCATGACGGGCGACGTCTTCGTGGTGCGCCTGGCGGATGGGCGGCAGGTGAAGCTGGAGGTGACGCACTACTATGACCCGGAACCGCAGCAGACGTGCAATCAGACGGGCAAGGTGCCCCAGCCCAGCGGGGCGGCCCAGCTTCGCGTCAGGTGGGCCTTCCTGCCGTGA
- a CDS encoding MXAN_6640 family putative metalloprotease produces MRLSLLLLLLGAGCGGPNGNPSHEALGKELGALLQGGRPTEATAAPPRFEPGEQVESMVSPGGLFRLHFSRSGPNAVTVADVDGNGVPDSVDTVARTYDAVAVFYSGMGYRLPPRDSGGTGEHGGDERFDVYLVDFAGRADGAFRVEGCLTTDLGCSGYMLQENDFAGYGYPSHEHAVATLASHEFFHAVQAAYRTGLGRMAEEGTAVWASEHFAPELDDLERAAPAYLSHADRSLVVEPDGPAQSFSYGASLFFQFLSERLGEGVVLSMWEESVHAPSARWPTLLETVLRRDWGMDFDTTFSEFAQWNLATGESAREGSGYARGADYSGLVLAARELPVDEPAVRVAAASTRYFEVPGGTESVSASFDPREGTESAALHLLVAAVNEHEVLRIVRADGPGHLSAQVSARDATHVVVAMVNGRPEGDGRYGRLRISSRSPHEDPSGGCQIAPGALPWALLLTATVWRRSPRRRTTRRVPP; encoded by the coding sequence GTGAGGCTCTCGCTGTTGCTGCTCCTCCTGGGCGCCGGGTGCGGAGGTCCGAACGGCAATCCCTCCCATGAAGCGCTCGGGAAGGAGCTGGGAGCATTGCTCCAGGGAGGCAGGCCCACCGAGGCCACGGCGGCTCCGCCGCGCTTCGAGCCCGGCGAGCAGGTGGAATCGATGGTGTCTCCCGGAGGCCTCTTCCGGCTCCACTTCTCCCGGAGTGGGCCCAACGCGGTCACGGTGGCGGACGTGGATGGGAACGGCGTCCCGGACTCCGTCGACACCGTGGCACGTACCTATGACGCCGTGGCTGTCTTCTACTCGGGGATGGGCTACCGCCTGCCGCCCCGGGACTCCGGAGGGACTGGCGAGCACGGCGGAGACGAACGCTTCGACGTCTACCTGGTGGACTTCGCCGGACGGGCGGATGGGGCCTTCCGGGTGGAAGGATGTCTCACGACGGACCTGGGTTGTAGCGGGTACATGCTCCAGGAGAACGACTTCGCCGGCTATGGCTATCCCTCCCACGAACACGCCGTGGCGACGCTGGCGAGCCATGAGTTCTTCCACGCCGTGCAGGCCGCCTACCGCACCGGCCTGGGGCGAATGGCGGAGGAAGGCACGGCGGTCTGGGCCTCCGAGCACTTCGCGCCCGAGCTGGACGACCTGGAGCGAGCCGCTCCGGCGTACTTGTCGCATGCGGATCGCAGCCTGGTGGTGGAGCCAGACGGGCCGGCGCAGTCCTTCAGTTATGGAGCCTCGCTCTTCTTCCAATTCCTCAGCGAGCGCCTGGGAGAAGGAGTGGTGTTGTCGATGTGGGAGGAGAGCGTGCACGCGCCCTCCGCCCGCTGGCCGACACTGCTGGAGACGGTCCTGCGCCGTGATTGGGGAATGGACTTCGACACCACCTTCAGCGAGTTCGCGCAGTGGAATCTGGCCACGGGAGAGAGCGCGCGAGAAGGGAGTGGGTACGCACGAGGCGCGGACTACTCCGGTCTCGTTCTCGCGGCCAGGGAGCTCCCGGTGGACGAGCCCGCGGTGCGGGTGGCGGCCGCCTCGACCCGTTACTTCGAGGTGCCGGGCGGCACGGAGAGCGTCTCGGCGTCCTTCGACCCCAGGGAGGGCACGGAGAGCGCGGCGCTCCACCTGCTGGTCGCGGCGGTGAACGAGCACGAGGTGCTGCGGATCGTCCGTGCGGACGGGCCGGGACACCTGTCCGCCCAGGTGTCCGCCCGGGATGCCACACACGTGGTGGTAGCGATGGTGAACGGGCGTCCGGAGGGAGACGGACGGTATGGACGGCTGCGCATCTCCTCCAGGTCTCCGCACGAGGACCCCTCGGGAGGCTGCCAGATCGCCCCGGGGGCACTCCCCTGGGCACTGCTCCTGACCGCCACCGTGTGGCGGCGTTCCCCGAGGCGGCGCACGACCCGCCGCGTCCCGCCCTGA
- a CDS encoding sensor histidine kinase: protein MSGRSSHHPETQRSVSERLKAHKETIIHQWMDRVRQAIPAARAQDESQLRNDLPKFLGRLVTALAPERFQPVSDEEPNDLSRDQGQQRSNLEEYSLHQMLREYQFLREVIFQVLEREGPIPPTERDIILSAIEQGMAEAVERFMQLVQSRERAIAAHLRETDQIEARGALEESEARFRLIANALPQIIWTATSDFFVDWYNDWWFKYLGLPRGTRWDDPDTQPMHPEDVERTRPRLREAVETGNDFFMEQRFRRGSDGQYRWHLVRGVPIRGPDGRIVKWVGANTDIHDLKTATAHLEEERDLRERFVATLTHDLRTPLTAAKLNAHMLARKGSDPAVLYKLAARISENLDRADRMIRDLLDANRIRAGVELPLDVSECDLSALAREILEELSLVHGDRFVLSARHALQGYWSCSGMRRIIENLCNNAIKYGARDHPVTVSVAQNGPDEVSVSVHNWGPPIPPEDQKLLFQQYRRMNSAQKGWGLGLTLVEGLAKAHRGTVRVESTRETGTTFTVTVARDMRR from the coding sequence ATGAGCGGGCGTTCGTCCCATCACCCTGAAACACAGCGCTCCGTTTCAGAGAGGCTGAAGGCCCACAAGGAAACCATCATCCACCAGTGGATGGACCGCGTCCGCCAGGCCATTCCGGCGGCAAGAGCACAGGATGAGTCTCAGCTCCGCAACGACCTGCCGAAGTTCCTGGGGCGCCTGGTAACGGCCCTGGCGCCAGAGCGCTTCCAACCCGTCTCCGATGAGGAACCGAACGACCTTTCCCGAGACCAGGGGCAACAGCGCTCGAACCTCGAGGAGTACTCGCTTCATCAGATGCTCCGGGAGTACCAGTTCCTTCGGGAGGTCATCTTCCAGGTGTTGGAGCGCGAAGGCCCCATCCCCCCCACGGAACGCGACATCATCCTCTCCGCCATCGAGCAGGGAATGGCGGAAGCGGTCGAGCGCTTCATGCAGCTCGTCCAATCCCGGGAGCGAGCAATCGCAGCTCACCTCCGCGAGACCGATCAAATTGAAGCGCGTGGGGCGCTCGAGGAAAGTGAAGCGCGGTTCAGACTGATCGCCAATGCCCTGCCTCAAATCATCTGGACCGCCACGTCTGATTTCTTCGTCGATTGGTACAATGACTGGTGGTTCAAGTACCTGGGACTGCCTCGGGGCACCCGTTGGGACGACCCGGACACCCAGCCCATGCATCCCGAGGACGTGGAACGGACCCGGCCGCGATTGAGGGAGGCCGTGGAGACCGGCAACGACTTCTTCATGGAGCAACGCTTCCGGCGCGGCTCCGACGGCCAGTACCGCTGGCATCTGGTCCGTGGGGTCCCGATTCGCGGTCCTGATGGAAGGATCGTGAAATGGGTCGGTGCCAATACCGACATCCACGACCTGAAGACGGCCACCGCACACCTGGAAGAAGAACGCGACCTTCGCGAGAGGTTCGTCGCCACGCTCACGCACGATCTGCGAACGCCCCTCACCGCCGCGAAATTGAATGCCCACATGCTGGCGCGAAAGGGAAGCGACCCGGCCGTCCTCTACAAGTTGGCGGCGAGGATCAGTGAGAACCTCGACCGGGCGGATCGGATGATCCGCGATCTGCTGGATGCGAATCGGATCCGTGCCGGAGTGGAGCTTCCCCTGGATGTTTCCGAGTGCGATCTGAGCGCATTGGCACGGGAAATACTGGAGGAATTGTCGCTGGTTCATGGCGACCGGTTCGTGCTGAGCGCGCGCCATGCGCTTCAAGGCTACTGGAGCTGCAGCGGGATGAGGCGGATCATCGAGAACCTGTGCAACAACGCCATCAAGTACGGGGCTCGCGACCACCCTGTCACCGTCAGCGTGGCCCAGAACGGGCCCGATGAAGTCTCGGTTTCCGTCCACAACTGGGGACCTCCCATTCCTCCGGAGGACCAGAAGCTCTTGTTTCAGCAGTATCGTCGAATGAACTCAGCCCAGAAGGGCTGGGGGCTGGGTCTGACGCTCGTCGAGGGTCTGGCCAAGGCACACCGAGGCACGGTGCGAGTCGAAAGCACGCGGGAAACCGGAACGACCTTCACGGTCACCGTCGCACGAGACATGCGACGGTGA
- a CDS encoding class I SAM-dependent methyltransferase — MKRMSLFEFEDFRWFPGGIRECLTLYIAAMHRVLGTERLLAPLLARALKAAATDRVVDLCSGGGGPMLQTTARLAADHGLRPSVTLTDLYPNTDAAARINAAGDSAQVRYHTSPVDAGRVPDALQGVRTMVCSFHHMPPPVARRILQDAFEKRQAICVLEISDNSQPRWLWWTAIPAGVLMVLLLTPFIRPLRLRQVLLTYALPVLPLFIAWDGAVSNARTYTEEDLRELLAGLEAPDYQWEITRPRAPGAPATMITLVGLPRPPSGA; from the coding sequence ATGAAGCGCATGTCGCTGTTCGAGTTCGAGGACTTCCGCTGGTTCCCAGGCGGCATCCGGGAGTGCCTGACGCTCTACATCGCCGCGATGCACCGCGTGCTCGGCACCGAGCGGCTCCTGGCGCCCCTGCTGGCGCGGGCCCTGAAGGCAGCGGCCACCGATCGGGTCGTGGACCTCTGCTCAGGGGGCGGCGGGCCCATGCTGCAGACCACCGCACGGCTCGCCGCCGACCACGGCCTCCGGCCGAGCGTGACCCTCACCGACCTCTACCCGAACACGGACGCCGCCGCGCGCATCAACGCGGCGGGGGACTCGGCGCAGGTCCGCTACCACACGAGCCCGGTCGACGCGGGCCGGGTCCCCGACGCGCTCCAGGGCGTCCGGACCATGGTCTGCAGCTTCCACCACATGCCCCCGCCAGTCGCGCGCCGCATCCTCCAGGACGCGTTCGAGAAGCGGCAGGCGATCTGCGTACTCGAGATCAGCGACAACTCCCAACCGCGCTGGCTCTGGTGGACGGCCATCCCCGCCGGCGTGCTGATGGTGCTCCTGCTGACACCCTTCATCCGCCCCCTCCGGCTGCGGCAGGTGCTGCTCACCTACGCGCTCCCCGTGCTGCCGCTGTTCATCGCCTGGGACGGGGCCGTGTCGAACGCACGCACGTACACCGAGGAGGACCTGCGGGAGCTCCTGGCGGGGCTGGAGGCGCCGGACTATCAGTGGGAAATCACCCGCCCGCGGGCGCCCGGTGCCCCCGCGACGATGATCACCCTCGTGGGGCTGCCCCGCCCTCCATCAGGGGCATGA